A single region of the Ziziphus jujuba cultivar Dongzao chromosome 10, ASM3175591v1 genome encodes:
- the LOC107410538 gene encoding dihydroorotase, mitochondrial isoform X1 produces the protein MLFSPKRRCSNSKDALHYLLGIGMITTSVKPCKALKFPSAKFEGPKQLRHKGTKMELTITRPDDWHLHLRDGGLLEAVIPHSASYFGRGIVMPNLKPPIRTTAAAVAYRESILKALPSGSDFTPLMTLYLTDTTTPNEIKLARKSGVVFAVKLYPAGATTNSQDGVTDLFGKCLPVLEEMIEQNMPLLVHGEATNPEIDVFDREKVFIDTVLIPLVQRLPKLKVVMEHITTMDAVRFVQSCKEGFVAATVTPQHLLLNRNAIFQGGLQPHNYCLPILKREIHRQAIVSAVTSGSKQFFLGTDSAPHERQNKECACGCAGIFNAPVALSLYAKVFEEAGVLDKLEAFTSFNGPDFYSLPRNTSKIKLKKTPWKVPETFSYSFGDIIPMFAGKTLEWQPSSD, from the exons ATGTTATTTTCTCCAAAGAGGAGGTGTTCAAATTCAAAAGACGCTTTACACTATCTTCTGGGAATTGGAATGATAACGACTTCAGTCAAACCTTGCAAG GCATTGAAATTTCCATCTGCAAAGTTTGAAGGGCCTAAACAGTTAAGACACAAAGGAACAAAGATGGAGCTCACTATAACACGACCAGATGATTGGCATCTTCACCTTCGCGATGGTGGCCTTCTTGAAGCTGTAATCCCTCACAG TGCAAGTTACTTTGGAAGGGGAATAGTTATGCCAAATCTGAAACCTCCCATCAGAACCACAGCTGCAGCTGTGGCCTATCGAGAATCCATTTTGAAAGCACTGCCTTCTGGTAGTGACTTCACTCCTCTTATGACACTATATTTGACAGATACAACTACTCCTAATGAGATCAAGCTTGCAA GGAAAAGTGGGGTTGTATTTGCCGTGAAGTTGTACCCTGCTGGTGCGACAACAAATTCTCAAGATGGGGTTACAGATCTTTTTGGGAAATGTCTACCTGTCCTTGAGGAAATGATTGAGCAGAATATGCCTTTGCTG gTTCATGGGGAGGCTACAAACCCTGAGATTGATGTGTTTGATCGTGAAAAGGTTTTCATTGACACTGTTTTGATACCTTTAGTCCAGAGGCTTCCAAAGTTGAAAGTTGTGATGGAACATATCACTACTATGGATGCTGTGAGGTTTGTTCAGTCATGCAAAGAAG GGTTTGTAGCTGCAACAGTAACACCACAGCATCTACTGCTTAATAGAAATGCAATCTTCCAAGGAGGATTGCAGCCTCATAATTACTGCCTCCCTATACTAAAAAGAGAGATCCATA GACAGGCGATTGTATCAGCCGTAACCAGCGGAAGTAAACAGTTTTTCCTCGGAACTGATAGTGCTCCTCATGAGAGACAAAACAAAGAATGTGCTTGCGGTTGTGCTGGTATATTCAATGCTCCTGTTGCGTTGTCATTATATGCAAAGGTCTTTGAAGAg gCTGGTGTTCTTGACAAGTTAGAGGCATTTACAAGCTTCAATGGACCAGACTTTTATAGCCTTCCCAgaaacacttcaaaaataaaattgaagaagaCTCCATGGAAGGTTCCAGAGACTTTCTCTTATTCTTTTGGGGACATTATTCCCATGTTTGCCGGAAAAACACTCGAGTGGCAACCATCCTCCGActga
- the LOC107410538 gene encoding dihydroorotase, mitochondrial isoform X2: MELTITRPDDWHLHLRDGGLLEAVIPHSASYFGRGIVMPNLKPPIRTTAAAVAYRESILKALPSGSDFTPLMTLYLTDTTTPNEIKLARKSGVVFAVKLYPAGATTNSQDGVTDLFGKCLPVLEEMIEQNMPLLVHGEATNPEIDVFDREKVFIDTVLIPLVQRLPKLKVVMEHITTMDAVRFVQSCKEGFVAATVTPQHLLLNRNAIFQGGLQPHNYCLPILKREIHRQAIVSAVTSGSKQFFLGTDSAPHERQNKECACGCAGIFNAPVALSLYAKVFEEAGVLDKLEAFTSFNGPDFYSLPRNTSKIKLKKTPWKVPETFSYSFGDIIPMFAGKTLEWQPSSD; encoded by the exons ATGGAGCTCACTATAACACGACCAGATGATTGGCATCTTCACCTTCGCGATGGTGGCCTTCTTGAAGCTGTAATCCCTCACAG TGCAAGTTACTTTGGAAGGGGAATAGTTATGCCAAATCTGAAACCTCCCATCAGAACCACAGCTGCAGCTGTGGCCTATCGAGAATCCATTTTGAAAGCACTGCCTTCTGGTAGTGACTTCACTCCTCTTATGACACTATATTTGACAGATACAACTACTCCTAATGAGATCAAGCTTGCAA GGAAAAGTGGGGTTGTATTTGCCGTGAAGTTGTACCCTGCTGGTGCGACAACAAATTCTCAAGATGGGGTTACAGATCTTTTTGGGAAATGTCTACCTGTCCTTGAGGAAATGATTGAGCAGAATATGCCTTTGCTG gTTCATGGGGAGGCTACAAACCCTGAGATTGATGTGTTTGATCGTGAAAAGGTTTTCATTGACACTGTTTTGATACCTTTAGTCCAGAGGCTTCCAAAGTTGAAAGTTGTGATGGAACATATCACTACTATGGATGCTGTGAGGTTTGTTCAGTCATGCAAAGAAG GGTTTGTAGCTGCAACAGTAACACCACAGCATCTACTGCTTAATAGAAATGCAATCTTCCAAGGAGGATTGCAGCCTCATAATTACTGCCTCCCTATACTAAAAAGAGAGATCCATA GACAGGCGATTGTATCAGCCGTAACCAGCGGAAGTAAACAGTTTTTCCTCGGAACTGATAGTGCTCCTCATGAGAGACAAAACAAAGAATGTGCTTGCGGTTGTGCTGGTATATTCAATGCTCCTGTTGCGTTGTCATTATATGCAAAGGTCTTTGAAGAg gCTGGTGTTCTTGACAAGTTAGAGGCATTTACAAGCTTCAATGGACCAGACTTTTATAGCCTTCCCAgaaacacttcaaaaataaaattgaagaagaCTCCATGGAAGGTTCCAGAGACTTTCTCTTATTCTTTTGGGGACATTATTCCCATGTTTGCCGGAAAAACACTCGAGTGGCAACCATCCTCCGActga